A DNA window from Arachis hypogaea cultivar Tifrunner chromosome 18, arahy.Tifrunner.gnm2.J5K5, whole genome shotgun sequence contains the following coding sequences:
- the LOC112769852 gene encoding uncharacterized protein yields the protein MFCIRHIESNFLRKFKAPYLQKLIVNIGMIVTITFTPELSYYDERFLWWVLFYVTGYSRTVREYETRYQRLRERGEAYTNWLDRIPHEQYALAFDGGYRWGHMTTNLVECINSILKGARNLPVTTLVKATFYRLNELFTRKRAEAEARINVGHVFSELVTSKLHANQRAVCNIQVSCFDRQNEVFEVRESPSGVEYAVDLRQQRCDCGEFQVDWLPCRHVFACCANQHLDWQLYVHDVYKMDQIRRVYRARFRALGNPTTWPIYHGPRFVGNPFLRRVSKGRPRMTRFLNEMDTRILRGPRLCKQCGDEGHSRSRCRQRGGPSNPGATTQ from the coding sequence ATGTTTTGCATCAGACACATAGAGTCCAACTTTCTGAGGAAATTCAAGGCTCCATATCTACAGAAGCTTATCGTCAACATCGGCATGATAGTTACGATTACATTTACTCCTGAACTCAGTTATTATGATGAACGTTTTTTATGGTGGGTCCTTTTTTATGTGACAGGTTACTCGCGAACAGTTCGCGAGTACGAGACGCGATATCAGCGTTTACGTGAGCGGGGTGAGGCTTATACCAACTGGTTGGATCGAATTCCGCATGAGCAGTATGCTTTAGCATTTGATGGGGGATATCGATGGGGTCATATGACAACCAATCTAGTGGAATGCATCAACTCGATACTGAAAGGGGCTCGCAATCTTCCAGTCACTACACTTGTTAAGGCAACATTTTACAGGCTTAATGAATTGTTCACCCGAAAAAGAGCCGAGGCTGAGGCTAGAATTAATGTAGGACATGTGTTCTCTGAGCTTGTAACCTCCAAACTACATGCAAATCAGCGGGCAGTATGTAACATCCAAGTTAGTTGCTTTGACCGACAGAATGAGGTATTCGAAGTGCGTGAGAGTCCTAGTGGTGTGGAGTATGCAGTGGACCTCCGTCAACAACGGTGTGACTGTGGTGAGTTCCAAGTTGACTGGCTTCCGTGTCGACATGTGTTTGCTTGTTGTGCAAACCAACATCTTGATTGGCAACTGTATGTACATGATGTCTACAAGATGGACCAGATTCGACGAGTGTACAGGGCTAGGTTTAGGGCACTCGGGAATCCAACAACATGGCCTATTTATCATGGACCTCGATTTGTAGGTAATCCATTCCTTAGACGGGTATCCAAAGGTCGGCCAAGGATGACCCgtttcttgaatgagatggacactcGAATATTGCGTGGTCCTAGGCTATGTAAGCAATGCGGGGACGAGGGTCACAGCCGTAGTAGATGTCGTCAACGTGGTGGTCCAAGTAATCCGGGTGCGACCACGCAATAG